In Lodderomyces elongisporus chromosome 1, complete sequence, the DNA window TGTGCATGATGAAATTTCAGTAATGGTTAGGAACAATTGAGCAACGAACCAATACAGAATTtatagagaaagagagtactacaaatacaaatacaaatgcaaatacaaaacGAAGAACAAGATTGAATGTACAAGAGGCATTTAATACCAACtacatttgcatttgcacaCCTCACCTTATTGATAAATGTGTTTACATGTTTTTGCATGTACTCGTACTTAAATCCAGAATAgttacaattttttttcgttcccAATGgcataaaaaagaaagaaccaaaCAAAGTATCCAAACCACCACCTCTCCTACTcttcctttccttcttattccacttcttctttctacttcttctttcatcCTTTAGGTTATTTCAGTTCTAACcagaaatacaaaaagaaaaagaaataaaaaaaattaaaataaaaaaaaactctttgcaaaaaggaaatggtTGGAATATTCCTATTTAGTACCAATATGTACTAGTAAGTAGTATGAATCGCATACTATTTTGTAACGTAAAAGCCCATTGGCCCAGACCACTCAATATTTAAAACAGCACATCtctcttgttttgtattcAACCGGCCGCTCCCCTTCTACCCCCTCCTCTTTAACTCCTTCCCCCGTTATAATACATAACCTGAAACTTAACAGTATAAATACCACATCCCATCCCCCTTTTTTCTCAAGAATAACTACTGATTATTATTTAGTATCCATTgacaatttcaatttcaattacAATCTACTTAACTACCACTAGTCGTCCCACCTTCATAGTTGTCTCCCAtcccactttttttttctctttgtttttgctctcCCCACCCCctaacacaaacacacacacactctcacactcacacacacactttcGTTCgcataaataataaataaactaTGACAGCTGCTGGATCTATCGCTGAACCCACCCCAAACGAAATTGAGGCACAACGTCCCCTTTATGAACCAGAGTACGACGGAACAGTTACAAACAGTGACCTCAAGAACCACTTGATTGCTTTCTTGGGTGAATTCTTTggtacttttattttcctctGGACCGCCTTTGTTATTGCCCAAATTGCAAATGAAGACCCAACTATTCCAGAACCAGGCCAAGGCTCGGACCCAATGCAACTCATTATGATttcatttggttttggttttggtgtCATGATGGGTGtatttatgttttttaGAGTTTCCGGTGGTAATCTCAACCCCGCAGTCACTTTGACCTTGATGCTCGCACGTGCAGTGCCTCCAGTTCGTGGTGTAGTGATGTGGATTGCACAAATGATTGCCGGTATggctgctgctggtgcCGCTTCTGCCATGACCCCAGGTGAAATCAAATTCACCAATGGCTTGGGCGGCGGTGCTTCAAGATCAAGAGGTGTGTTTTTAGAGGCGTTTGGTACCTTTATCTTGTGCTTTACCGTGTTGATGATGGCTGTTGAGAAGTCAAGAGCTACATTTATGGCCCCATTTGTTATTGGTATCTCGTTGATGTTGGGACACTTGATTTGTGTTTACTATACTGGTGCAGGCTTGAACCCAGCCAGATCATTTGGTCCATGTATCGCTGCTAAATCATTCCCAGACTACCACTGGATCTACTGGGTCGGACCTATTTTGGGTGCAGTCTTGGCATGGGGTGTTTGGAGATTGTTGACATTCTTGGGATACAAGTACTGTAACCCAGGCCAAGATTCTGACGAGTAAAGAagctttttccttttttgaaccaagcaacaacaacaacaagaactgcaactgcaactgcaactgcactTAACGCTTAATATCACATATCGGTGAAGGAACAAGAggcagaaacagaaaataaaaaggggCAACAGCAcgtcaatttcaatttaaGCATAATTCAAAACCATGTTGAATTGAAGCAAAAGTCAGACTGGTACAATCCCCGATGCCTTTATGGCGTTTTAATATcgtataatatatatatttaataataataataatactaataattataataatactaatattaataatattaataatCATAATCTAAACAATTTTGAAGCTAACAACATTATTGTGACTTTTCAAACCTCTAAACCTCtagaatttgaaaacattttaaaagtttatttttctttcacaGAATTTATCTCATTTCACAATATCAATAAAGTCCTCTAACTATACACTTATAGACAAACCAAAGCTAAAACAAACATACTAACAaacatttatatatatatatatatatatatatacatgtatacaTGGCATCTCGAGGCAATCTCACTTTGGATGCATATCGCTCATTGTGAACAAtaaatcatcttcatcctcgTCGACATCCCTCTTTAACTTTCTAGATTTGCCCTGCAGCAAAGATTGTAATTCATCACAATCGTGATGGTCCTCGTGTTGAAAGAGATCATCTCCGCGTCTAAATAATGAGGTTGGAGTGGAGGATTTGTAGTCGTATGCTGAAGGACTCGTAGCTAAACCAGAAACAACCGTTGTTGGGCCACTCTTTATTGTTGGCATTACACTGCTGCTTCGATTGATACTACTGGTGGTAGCGATAGAGTGTATCGACGATAACTTGTTTGGTTGCATGGTAGCTTCTGCTACAACTTTGCTTGAGGTGGGTGCTAGTGTTGCAGGTAATGGTGCTGCCGAAGGTGCTGGCGACGCTGCAGTAGTTGATGCTGAAGCTGGTGATATGGATGATGGTATTGCGGAATTTACTGAATTCAATCTTGAAACAATCAATGGCTTATTAGGCTCATAGCTATTAGATCTCGACGAGCTATCTCTTCTCGAAGATATAATTATATTACCTGGGTCATATGAGCCGGGAGGTGACGTCAAGGAACTCTTGCGGCTGCTTTGTCTCGACTGCAAAATGATACTGGCATTGACACTATCGCTCACTTGCTGATGTCTACTTCTCAACAGTtgatattttttcaattcataTCGACTACCACTTGCATTTCCACTGCCGATACCGTCTTCGCCACTACCGCTACCACTGCCACTACCGATACCGATACCACTGCCACTGCCACTGCCAATACCACTGCTACTACCTATACCGAGACGGATATTGCTACCGCCACTTGTCTCATCTTCGGGAATAGACTTTATCCTACTCTCTGATTCATGCAAGTTTTGGCCACCAGAAATGACATTACCACTAGCACCACCAAGTTTGAGATCGGAGGTGCTATCAATCATCCTCACGAATTCACTGATATCATCATCTCCATATAACCCACTCAATGCAGCATCAACGCTATTGTTTCCATGTGCAAAATAATCAGATTGTGGTGTGTGCTGTCGAATACTAGTATTGCTAAAGCGTCTACTAGCTCTTGAGCCAAACGACGAGGAAAACCTTGGTGTATTATCAGCACTATCCGGACTAGCAAAATTGTCATCGTGCCCAATTGAAGAACTAATAGATCTAGGGAATGACGACCCATATg includes these proteins:
- the AQY1 gene encoding Aquaporin-1, with translation MTAAGSIAEPTPNEIEAQRPLYEPEYDGTVTNSDLKNHLIAFLGEFFGTFIFLWTAFVIAQIANEDPTIPEPGQGSDPMQLIMISFGFGFGVMMGVFMFFRVSGGNLNPAVTLTLMLARAVPPVRGVVMWIAQMIAGMAAAGAASAMTPGEIKFTNGLGGGASRSRGVFLEAFGTFILCFTVLMMAVEKSRATFMAPFVIGISLMLGHLICVYYTGAGLNPARSFGPCIAAKSFPDYHWIYWVGPILGAVLAWGVWRLLTFLGYKYCNPGQDSDE